A single window of Rhodococcus jostii RHA1 DNA harbors:
- a CDS encoding L,D-transpeptidase, with protein sequence MGKSGIGFSRNKHWSSRVAVALTGAVVSGTALVGAAQAAPLFPGGPEIPSLPTLPGLPGAPQLPLPEPAPAPANFSAPSLNPGAGEVVGVAQPVIIRFNEAIGDRAAAERAIKVTTSQPVEGGFYWINDSQVRWKPTEFWPANTEVTVDAGDSHSTFTIGDALVATADDNTKQITVTRNGEVVKTMPTSMGKTDHETPNGTYIIGDKFRDMYMDSSTYGVPVDSAEGYRTYVEYATRMSYSGIFVHAAPWSVDAQGNTNVSHGCLNVSTEDAKWFYENSKKGDAVVVQNTAGGVLNGSDGLGDWNR encoded by the coding sequence ATGGGCAAGTCAGGAATCGGATTTTCCAGGAACAAGCACTGGTCTTCGCGCGTCGCCGTCGCACTGACCGGGGCCGTCGTCTCCGGAACTGCGCTGGTCGGGGCCGCACAGGCCGCACCGCTCTTTCCCGGTGGACCGGAGATTCCGAGTCTTCCCACCCTTCCCGGGCTGCCCGGCGCGCCGCAGCTGCCGCTTCCCGAGCCGGCACCCGCGCCTGCGAACTTCTCGGCTCCGTCCCTCAACCCGGGCGCGGGCGAGGTCGTGGGTGTCGCGCAGCCGGTGATCATCCGCTTCAACGAGGCGATCGGCGACCGCGCCGCCGCCGAGCGGGCAATCAAGGTCACCACCAGCCAGCCCGTCGAGGGTGGTTTCTACTGGATCAACGACAGCCAGGTGCGCTGGAAGCCCACCGAGTTCTGGCCCGCGAACACCGAGGTCACCGTGGATGCCGGCGATTCGCACTCCACTTTCACCATCGGCGACGCGCTGGTGGCGACCGCGGACGACAACACCAAGCAGATCACCGTCACCCGGAACGGCGAAGTGGTCAAGACCATGCCGACGTCGATGGGTAAGACCGATCACGAGACGCCGAACGGCACGTACATCATCGGCGACAAGTTCCGCGACATGTACATGGACTCGTCCACGTACGGTGTCCCGGTCGACTCGGCCGAGGGGTACCGCACGTACGTCGAGTACGCCACCCGCATGTCGTACAGCGGCATCTTCGTCCACGCCGCACCGTGGTCGGTGGACGCCCAGGGCAACACCAACGTCAGCCACGGCTGCCTCAACGTGAGCACCGAGGACGCCAAGTGGTTCTACGAGAACTCGAAGAAGGGTGACGCCGTGGTCGTGCAGAACACCGCGGGCGGCGTGTTGAACGGCTCCGACGGACTCGGCGACTGGAACCGCTGA
- the lppU gene encoding LppU family putative lipoprotein, translating into MTGLVRRVCTAVVALSATAVLVAGCGSDTTPTAVPESGASAATTSSESTTVIDGQEGEDAGGDVDFEVAIGECVKLGGTVSDAEIDKAVCGSADSNYKVIAKAAKNSQCISDADSYYYETLGGIEQGAICLDVDWVIGGCMDVGGEDPARIDCGDTTAVDGVKVTEIVQGATSVDSCSTSSNGYEYPERKFVVCVDEL; encoded by the coding sequence ATGACAGGGTTAGTTCGGCGGGTGTGTACCGCAGTCGTCGCGTTGTCGGCGACGGCAGTTCTGGTGGCCGGGTGCGGTTCGGACACGACGCCTACCGCGGTGCCGGAGTCGGGTGCCTCCGCGGCCACCACGTCCAGCGAATCGACCACCGTGATCGACGGGCAGGAAGGCGAGGACGCCGGCGGCGACGTCGACTTCGAGGTCGCGATCGGTGAGTGCGTGAAGCTCGGCGGCACCGTCTCCGACGCCGAGATCGACAAGGCGGTGTGCGGCAGCGCCGATTCGAACTACAAGGTGATCGCCAAGGCCGCGAAGAACAGCCAGTGCATCAGCGACGCCGACTCGTACTACTACGAAACCCTCGGCGGCATCGAGCAGGGCGCGATCTGCCTCGACGTGGACTGGGTTATCGGCGGGTGCATGGACGTCGGCGGCGAAGATCCCGCGCGCATCGACTGCGGCGACACGACGGCCGTCGACGGTGTGAAGGTGACGGAGATCGTGCAGGGCGCCACGTCCGTGGACTCGTGCAGCACGTCGTCCAACGGATACGAATACCCCGAGCGCAAGTTCGTCGTCTGCGTCGACGAACTCTGA
- a CDS encoding carbohydrate ABC transporter permease, with product MRSSPQRSLPSPGKQGLLGRPWRDYALFAALVGPNLVLLVLFTYRPLVDNIRLSFFDWNIADPVAMFVGWDNYREWWSRTDTWQIVGNTVVFTVATVVGSMIAGLALAVLLDRNLHGRNLVRSAIFAPFVISGAAIGVAFQFVFDPRFGLIQDLLHRAGVGSVPDFYQDPHWALFMVTVTYLWKNLGYTFVIYLAALQGTRRELTEAAEIDGAGRWTTFRRVILPQLRPTTYFLSITVMLGSLQVFDIINVMTRGGPLGTGTTTMVYQVYNESFRNFRAGYGATVATIMFLVLLGITVYQVRIMDRGEVR from the coding sequence GTGAGATCGAGTCCGCAACGTTCCCTGCCGTCGCCGGGAAAGCAGGGACTGCTCGGGCGTCCATGGCGGGACTACGCGTTGTTCGCGGCGCTGGTGGGTCCCAATCTGGTTCTGCTCGTGCTGTTCACCTACCGGCCCCTGGTCGACAACATCCGGCTGTCGTTCTTCGACTGGAACATCGCCGACCCCGTCGCCATGTTCGTCGGATGGGACAACTACCGCGAGTGGTGGAGCCGGACCGACACCTGGCAGATCGTCGGGAACACCGTCGTGTTCACCGTCGCGACCGTGGTGGGATCGATGATCGCCGGTCTCGCGCTCGCCGTGCTGCTGGACCGTAACCTGCACGGCCGCAACCTCGTCCGCTCGGCGATCTTCGCGCCGTTCGTCATCTCGGGCGCCGCGATCGGGGTGGCGTTCCAGTTCGTGTTCGATCCCCGTTTCGGGTTGATCCAGGATCTGCTGCACCGTGCCGGGGTCGGCTCCGTCCCCGACTTCTATCAGGACCCGCACTGGGCGCTGTTCATGGTGACGGTTACCTACCTGTGGAAGAACCTCGGCTACACGTTCGTGATCTACCTTGCGGCACTGCAGGGCACGCGGCGTGAGCTGACCGAGGCCGCGGAGATCGACGGGGCGGGCAGGTGGACGACTTTCCGCCGGGTCATCCTGCCGCAGTTGCGTCCGACCACCTACTTCCTCTCGATCACGGTGATGCTGGGCTCCCTTCAGGTGTTCGACATCATCAACGTGATGACCCGGGGCGGTCCGCTCGGCACCGGAACCACCACGATGGTCTACCAGGTCTACAACGAGTCGTTCCGCAATTTCCGTGCCGGCTACGGCGCCACCGTGGCCACGATCATGTTCCTCGTCCTGCTCGGGATCACCGTCTACCAGGTGCGGATCATGGATCGCGGTGAGGTCCGGTGA
- a CDS encoding DNA polymerase domain-containing protein has product MASPAEELDVDGVAVRLSNPDKIYYPKLGAEGGTKRHLVEYYRTVALDGALLTALFDRPTHLQRFPDGIEGEEIYQKRVPAKRPDHVESCEVTFPSGRKADVLRVRSAANIVWAANLGNITFHPWAVRCPDVDHPDELRIDLDPQPGTGFDDARAVALDVLRPLLDELGLVGYPKTSGGRGLHVYLRIEPRWDFIEVRRAGIALAREIERRSGDRATTSWWKEERGERIFLDFNQNARDKTIASAYSARKTPIATVSTPVTWEELVDVDPDDFTIATVPALLAKRGDPMGTMGDVAQSLDVLLEMAERDAANGLGDLPYPPNYPKMPGEPKRVQPSRDRDRK; this is encoded by the coding sequence ATGGCGAGTCCTGCCGAAGAACTCGACGTCGACGGCGTCGCCGTGCGGCTGTCGAACCCCGACAAGATCTACTACCCGAAACTCGGTGCCGAGGGCGGCACGAAACGGCACCTGGTGGAGTACTACCGGACCGTGGCACTCGACGGTGCGCTGCTGACCGCCCTGTTCGATCGGCCGACGCATCTGCAACGGTTCCCGGACGGGATCGAGGGCGAGGAGATCTACCAGAAGCGGGTTCCCGCGAAGCGCCCCGACCACGTGGAGTCGTGCGAGGTCACGTTCCCGTCCGGCCGCAAGGCGGATGTGCTCCGCGTGCGCAGTGCCGCGAACATCGTGTGGGCGGCGAACCTCGGCAACATCACGTTCCATCCGTGGGCGGTCCGGTGCCCCGACGTCGATCACCCCGACGAACTGCGCATCGACCTGGACCCGCAGCCGGGAACCGGATTCGACGACGCCCGGGCGGTCGCGCTGGACGTGCTCCGGCCGCTGCTCGACGAACTCGGTCTCGTCGGCTACCCCAAGACGTCGGGCGGCCGCGGGCTGCACGTGTATCTCCGCATCGAACCGCGCTGGGATTTCATCGAGGTGCGGCGCGCGGGCATCGCCCTCGCCCGGGAGATCGAGCGGCGCAGCGGCGACCGGGCCACCACGTCCTGGTGGAAGGAGGAACGCGGCGAACGCATCTTCCTCGACTTCAACCAGAACGCCAGGGACAAGACCATCGCGTCCGCCTACTCGGCCCGCAAGACGCCGATCGCGACCGTGTCGACGCCCGTCACCTGGGAGGAACTGGTGGACGTCGACCCCGACGACTTCACCATCGCGACCGTGCCCGCGCTGCTCGCGAAGCGCGGCGATCCCATGGGGACCATGGGTGACGTGGCGCAATCGCTCGACGTGCTGCTGGAGATGGCCGAACGGGACGCCGCGAACGGTCTCGGAGATCTGCCGTACCCACCCAACTACCCGAAAATGCCGGGGGAACCCAAGCGGGTACAACCGAGTCGGGACCGAGACCGCAAATAG
- a CDS encoding magnesium and cobalt transport protein CorA produces MPQLRPIRSLLPSRSAGLSDADAGHAVTRRPVEPTPAEETVVNSAVYRDGRKTATPATLSEALASLPDASSMAWIGMYRPNDAQLYAAAKQFDLHELAVEDAIVAHQRPKLERYGKTLFVVLRAARYCDETERVEFGELHVFCGPTFVLTVRHSESPDLSAVRRRMESNPDLLRLGPEAVLYAILDAVVDGYAPVVAGLQNDIDEIETEVFSGAPGVSRRIYELTREVIEFQRATRPLLGMLRGLSAGFEKYNTDEELQRYLRDVTDHATVVVERADGLRQLLGNILTVNATLVSQEQNEEMRNLTQASYAQNEEIKKVSAWAAILFAPTLIGTVYGMNFDHMPELHWVGGYPFALSLMMLTCAGLYTIFKRRGWL; encoded by the coding sequence ATGCCTCAGCTGCGCCCGATCCGTTCCCTTCTCCCCAGCCGTTCCGCCGGTCTGTCCGACGCCGACGCCGGTCACGCGGTGACCCGCCGGCCCGTCGAACCGACGCCTGCCGAGGAAACGGTGGTCAACAGCGCCGTCTACCGCGACGGCCGGAAGACGGCCACCCCGGCCACCCTGTCCGAGGCCCTCGCGAGCCTGCCGGACGCGTCGTCGATGGCGTGGATCGGGATGTACCGGCCGAACGACGCCCAGTTGTATGCGGCAGCAAAGCAATTCGACCTGCACGAGTTGGCCGTCGAGGACGCGATCGTCGCCCACCAGCGGCCCAAGCTGGAGCGTTACGGCAAGACGCTGTTCGTGGTCCTGCGCGCCGCGCGCTACTGCGACGAGACCGAGCGCGTCGAATTCGGTGAGCTGCACGTCTTCTGCGGTCCGACGTTCGTGCTCACGGTCCGGCACAGCGAATCCCCCGACCTGTCGGCGGTCCGCCGGCGGATGGAGAGCAACCCGGACCTGCTCCGGCTCGGACCCGAAGCCGTCCTCTACGCGATCCTCGACGCCGTGGTCGACGGGTACGCGCCCGTCGTCGCCGGATTGCAGAACGACATCGACGAGATCGAGACCGAGGTGTTCAGCGGAGCGCCGGGTGTCTCGCGGCGCATCTACGAACTCACCCGCGAGGTCATCGAATTCCAGAGGGCCACAAGGCCGCTGCTCGGGATGCTGCGCGGGTTGTCGGCGGGATTCGAGAAGTACAACACCGACGAGGAACTGCAGCGGTACCTGCGCGACGTCACCGACCACGCGACGGTTGTCGTGGAGCGGGCCGACGGCCTCCGTCAGCTGCTCGGGAACATCCTCACCGTCAACGCCACCCTGGTGTCGCAGGAGCAGAACGAGGAGATGCGCAACCTGACCCAGGCCAGCTACGCGCAGAACGAGGAGATCAAGAAGGTGTCGGCTTGGGCGGCGATCCTGTTCGCGCCCACCCTGATCGGGACGGTCTACGGCATGAACTTCGACCACATGCCCGAACTGCACTGGGTCGGTGGGTATCCGTTCGCCCTGTCGCTGATGATGCTCACCTGTGCCGGGCTGTACACGATCTTCAAACGCCGCGGCTGGTTGTGA
- a CDS encoding FAD-dependent oxidoreductase, translated as MAYVITQPCCNDASCVDVCPVNCIHPTPDEKPFATTEMLYIDPDTCIDCGACVEECPVEAIYAENDLDEVDEPYLDINAQYYTKHPIGPDWPEPLKLPQIDAALGTLHVAVVGSGPAACYAAMELTAKPRVEVDIFDRLPTPYGLVRAGVAPDHPGTKGVTDQFRSVVGKRTVHCHFNVEVGRDVSHEELLAHHHAVIYAVGAAGDRTLGIPGEDLVGSHAATEFVAWYNGHPDYADRTFDLSGERAVIVGNGNVALDVARILVTDPEILAKTDLAEHALEALRASNIREVVVLGRRGPAQAAYTNPELLALGRMPHVDIVVDPEEAVLDPASRAFIDGDEAEPSQRHKVRQVEEFARRTADPAKKRIVLRFLTSPVEILGTDTVESVRIAKNELVTDASGRLSAKPSDVTSTLDTGLVLRSIGYRGQPVAGIPFDDRRGVIPNENGRVIDPETGAPVPGVYVAGWIKRGPTGVIGTNKYCSAETVRMLIDDFCAGRLDAPAEREALDRLIAERAPDAVDYQGWQRIDKTERAGGRAAGRTRTKLITIESMLAAARAET; from the coding sequence GTGGCTTATGTGATCACGCAGCCGTGCTGCAACGACGCCTCGTGCGTCGACGTCTGTCCGGTCAACTGCATCCATCCCACACCGGACGAGAAGCCGTTTGCCACCACGGAAATGCTGTACATCGACCCGGACACCTGCATCGACTGCGGGGCCTGCGTCGAGGAGTGCCCGGTGGAGGCCATCTACGCGGAGAACGACCTCGACGAGGTCGACGAGCCGTACTTGGACATCAACGCGCAGTACTACACCAAGCACCCCATCGGCCCCGACTGGCCCGAGCCGCTCAAGCTGCCCCAGATCGATGCGGCCCTCGGCACACTCCACGTCGCGGTCGTGGGGTCGGGTCCGGCCGCCTGCTACGCCGCGATGGAACTCACCGCGAAGCCGCGCGTCGAGGTCGACATCTTCGACCGCCTGCCCACCCCGTACGGACTGGTGCGCGCCGGTGTCGCGCCGGACCATCCGGGCACCAAGGGCGTCACGGACCAGTTCCGCTCCGTCGTCGGCAAACGCACGGTGCACTGCCACTTCAACGTGGAAGTGGGCCGGGACGTCAGTCATGAGGAATTGCTCGCGCACCACCACGCCGTCATCTACGCAGTCGGTGCGGCAGGCGACCGCACGCTGGGCATTCCCGGCGAGGATCTGGTCGGCAGCCACGCCGCCACCGAGTTCGTGGCCTGGTACAACGGTCATCCCGACTACGCCGACCGCACGTTCGACCTGTCGGGGGAGCGGGCCGTCATCGTCGGCAACGGCAACGTGGCACTCGACGTGGCCCGCATCCTCGTCACCGATCCGGAGATCCTGGCGAAGACGGATCTCGCGGAGCACGCCCTCGAGGCCCTGCGGGCGAGCAACATCCGTGAGGTCGTCGTTCTCGGCCGCCGGGGCCCCGCCCAGGCCGCCTACACCAACCCCGAACTCCTGGCGCTCGGGCGCATGCCGCACGTGGACATCGTGGTCGACCCGGAAGAAGCGGTGCTCGACCCGGCGAGCCGCGCGTTCATCGACGGCGACGAGGCCGAGCCGTCGCAGCGCCACAAGGTGAGACAGGTCGAGGAATTCGCCCGGCGCACCGCCGATCCGGCGAAGAAGCGGATCGTGCTGCGTTTCCTGACGTCACCCGTGGAGATTCTCGGCACCGACACCGTCGAATCGGTTCGCATCGCGAAGAACGAGTTGGTCACGGACGCATCCGGCAGGCTCAGCGCCAAACCCTCCGACGTCACCTCGACGCTGGACACCGGCCTGGTGCTGCGCTCGATCGGCTATCGCGGCCAACCCGTGGCCGGGATCCCCTTCGACGACCGGCGCGGCGTCATCCCCAACGAGAACGGCCGGGTGATCGATCCGGAGACCGGCGCTCCCGTGCCCGGCGTGTACGTGGCGGGCTGGATCAAACGCGGGCCGACGGGCGTGATCGGCACCAACAAGTATTGCTCCGCGGAGACGGTCAGGATGCTGATCGACGACTTCTGCGCCGGGCGGCTCGACGCGCCCGCCGAACGCGAGGCCCTCGACCGGCTGATCGCCGAGCGTGCACCCGACGCCGTCGACTACCAGGGCTGGCAGCGGATCGACAAGACCGAACGCGCCGGGGGCAGGGCGGCCGGTCGGACGCGCACCAAGCTGATCACCATCGAAAGCATGCTCGCCGCCGCCCGCGCCGAGACCTGA
- a CDS encoding dodecin has product MSDHVYRVVEVVGSSSDSTDAAIENAIARTNETVRNVEWFEVVETRGHVENGVIAHYQVTVKVGFRVEPGDAV; this is encoded by the coding sequence ATGAGTGATCACGTGTACCGAGTTGTCGAGGTCGTCGGTTCGTCGAGCGACAGCACCGATGCGGCCATCGAGAACGCCATCGCGCGGACCAACGAAACCGTGCGCAACGTCGAGTGGTTCGAAGTCGTCGAGACCCGGGGTCACGTCGAGAACGGCGTCATCGCGCACTACCAGGTCACGGTGAAGGTCGGATTCCGTGTGGAGCCTGGCGACGCGGTCTGA
- a CDS encoding 3'-5' exonuclease, which produces MTSWSDRPICAFDLETTGPDPTDARIVSACIAVVDAHHFESRTWLLDPEVPIPQGASDVHGISTEYARAHGQDYATGYGEIREALHDAWTRDHAVVAFNASYDLTVMHTEGLRLGLAELVTGIVVDPYVIDREMDRHRKGRRTLGAVCEHYGIALEDAHEAEADAIAAAHLARTLAQEYPNLRALDIMTHQAGWHAERQRDFADYLVRQGRDASDVNGEWPIRGLAEFRIA; this is translated from the coding sequence ATGACCAGCTGGTCGGACAGACCGATCTGCGCGTTCGACCTGGAGACGACGGGGCCCGACCCCACCGACGCCCGCATCGTCTCCGCGTGCATCGCCGTCGTCGACGCTCACCACTTCGAGTCGCGAACGTGGCTGCTCGACCCGGAGGTTCCCATCCCGCAGGGCGCCTCGGACGTGCACGGAATCTCCACGGAGTACGCCCGGGCCCACGGGCAGGACTACGCCACCGGGTACGGGGAGATCCGCGAGGCTCTGCACGACGCATGGACCCGCGACCATGCCGTCGTCGCGTTCAACGCCTCCTACGACCTGACCGTCATGCACACCGAGGGCCTGCGCCTCGGGCTGGCCGAACTCGTCACCGGCATCGTGGTCGACCCGTACGTCATCGACCGCGAGATGGACCGGCACCGGAAGGGCAGGCGCACACTGGGCGCGGTGTGCGAGCACTACGGCATCGCCCTCGAGGACGCCCACGAGGCCGAGGCCGACGCGATCGCCGCCGCACACCTCGCCCGGACGCTCGCGCAGGAGTACCCGAATCTGCGGGCCCTCGACATCATGACGCATCAGGCCGGCTGGCACGCAGAACGGCAACGCGACTTCGCCGACTACCTCGTCCGGCAGGGCAGGGACGCATCGGACGTCAACGGCGAGTGGCCGATTCGCGGTCTCGCAGAGTTCCGCATCGCCTGA
- a CDS encoding DUF6764 family protein, with protein MERTTVGTAGLVLGVVATALGALMIAPATASAVSLSCVSPPGRGDTTVVDRTACGANADTSSNSAAFGTDGVGFADAAHAGAALGAGLGGGVGAAEARRGAVAAVAVGPQSVAIGTVDSAGPALVLSGPGGQALVADPAKGVVCAGGPSLAINFLAGQACLSDGITVWRLP; from the coding sequence ATGGAACGTACGACAGTCGGTACTGCCGGACTCGTCCTCGGTGTCGTCGCGACGGCACTCGGGGCCCTGATGATCGCGCCGGCCACCGCGTCGGCCGTCTCCCTCTCCTGTGTGTCCCCACCGGGCCGGGGTGACACCACGGTCGTCGACCGCACCGCGTGCGGGGCCAACGCCGATACGAGCAGCAATTCGGCGGCGTTCGGCACGGACGGTGTCGGGTTCGCCGACGCAGCCCACGCGGGAGCGGCGCTCGGCGCCGGCCTGGGCGGCGGTGTCGGTGCCGCCGAGGCACGTCGCGGCGCAGTCGCCGCGGTGGCGGTCGGGCCCCAGAGCGTCGCCATCGGAACGGTCGACAGTGCCGGTCCCGCGCTGGTGCTGAGCGGTCCGGGAGGACAGGCGCTCGTCGCGGATCCGGCCAAGGGCGTGGTGTGCGCCGGTGGACCGTCGCTCGCGATCAATTTCCTTGCAGGTCAAGCGTGTCTGAGCGACGGCATAACAGTGTGGCGGCTTCCCTGA
- a CDS encoding ATP-dependent DNA ligase: MDLPVMPPLQPMLAKAASSVPAQPESGLAWSYEPKWDGFRTLVFRDGDEVVLGSRGGKDLARYFPELVRAVKDELPQRCVVDGELVVPRNIDGRTRLDWESLSERIHPAESRVTMLSEKTPAQFVAFDLLALGDRDLSREDFSVRRAQLVDTIGGGPSCHVTAATESSATATEWFEAFEGAGLDGVVAKKLVGPYLPNKREMVKVKHARTADCVVIGYRPHKSQPGIGSMLLGLYDGDQMAMVGGASAFTAARRIELLAELDELRVGDDVVADGAPTRWQSGNDRTWVPLRPERVVEVAYDQMEGARFRHAARFLRWRPDRTPDECTFQQLEVPVRYDLADVLAGGS, encoded by the coding sequence GTGGATCTCCCCGTGATGCCTCCGTTACAGCCGATGCTCGCGAAGGCTGCGTCGTCCGTTCCGGCGCAACCGGAGTCCGGCCTCGCCTGGTCCTACGAACCGAAATGGGACGGTTTCCGCACCCTCGTCTTCCGCGACGGCGACGAGGTGGTGCTCGGGTCCCGCGGCGGAAAGGATCTGGCGAGGTACTTTCCCGAACTCGTCCGGGCAGTGAAGGACGAACTGCCGCAGCGGTGCGTGGTGGACGGCGAACTCGTCGTCCCGCGCAACATCGACGGCCGCACCCGGCTCGACTGGGAGTCGTTGTCGGAGCGCATTCATCCGGCCGAGAGCCGGGTGACGATGCTGTCCGAGAAGACCCCGGCGCAGTTCGTCGCGTTCGATCTGCTCGCCCTGGGCGACCGCGACCTCAGCCGGGAGGACTTCTCCGTACGCCGCGCGCAGCTCGTCGACACCATCGGCGGCGGACCCAGCTGCCACGTCACCGCCGCCACCGAATCCAGTGCGACGGCCACCGAGTGGTTCGAGGCGTTCGAGGGTGCCGGCCTCGACGGGGTGGTGGCGAAGAAGCTGGTGGGCCCGTACCTGCCCAACAAGCGGGAAATGGTGAAGGTGAAGCACGCCCGCACCGCCGACTGCGTCGTCATCGGATACCGGCCGCACAAGAGTCAGCCGGGGATCGGGTCGATGCTGCTCGGACTGTACGACGGCGACCAGATGGCGATGGTCGGCGGTGCGTCGGCGTTCACGGCCGCGCGGCGGATCGAACTGCTCGCCGAACTCGACGAGCTGCGCGTCGGCGACGACGTGGTCGCGGACGGCGCGCCGACGCGGTGGCAGTCGGGCAACGACCGAACCTGGGTGCCGCTGCGCCCCGAACGCGTCGTCGAGGTGGCGTACGACCAGATGGAGGGTGCCCGGTTCCGGCACGCCGCGCGGTTCCTGCGCTGGCGCCCGGACCGGACGCCCGACGAGTGCACGTTCCAACAATTGGAGGTCCCGGTGCGATACGACCTTGCCGACGTCCTGGCCGGAGGTTCCTAG
- a CDS encoding serine hydrolase domain-containing protein, whose product MTTSVRVPRPASVPRTELHVDPRFLPLADRFFAMYRQPQHGGGALTAYFRGEKVLDIWAGWADRDRRWDRDTVALSFSTGKGVASTVVHRLAERRLIDYDAPVARYWPEFGAAGKDDITVRELLTHRAGLHKVRGLMRSPLDLLDYDAVVQALAATPADPRRLRGPGYHAVTYGWLVAELIARVTGKPFVQAVQDEIAGPLGVDDFWYQVPGQHRPRIAKLFPHINPAGLNWELTSNVLSLVGPTRGLAEAAMPQGFDVLVRNPAVHDAVMPGWNGVFSARALARMYGAIANGGRLDGNRFLRKATIAQMSQVQTHDRDYVLGIRPQWSLGYHRPILASREQPRNAIGHYGVGGSGAYADLDSGLSLGFVTNRLGSSLTALGDLRLARLGVEAQAIVRNGK is encoded by the coding sequence ATGACGACCAGCGTTCGAGTTCCCCGGCCCGCGTCCGTGCCACGGACGGAGCTGCACGTCGATCCGCGGTTCCTGCCGCTCGCCGACCGATTCTTCGCGATGTACCGGCAACCACAGCACGGCGGCGGGGCGCTCACCGCGTACTTCCGGGGTGAGAAAGTCCTCGACATCTGGGCGGGCTGGGCTGACCGCGACCGCCGATGGGACCGCGACACCGTCGCCCTCTCGTTCTCGACGGGAAAGGGTGTGGCCAGCACGGTCGTCCACCGCCTCGCCGAGCGCAGGCTGATCGACTACGACGCGCCCGTCGCACGCTACTGGCCCGAGTTCGGCGCGGCAGGCAAAGACGACATCACGGTCCGCGAACTCCTCACCCACCGGGCCGGACTGCACAAGGTCCGGGGCCTGATGCGGAGCCCGCTCGATCTCCTCGACTACGACGCCGTCGTCCAGGCCCTCGCGGCCACCCCCGCGGATCCGCGCAGGCTGCGCGGTCCCGGGTATCACGCCGTCACCTACGGGTGGCTGGTGGCCGAGCTGATCGCACGCGTCACCGGGAAGCCGTTCGTTCAGGCCGTTCAGGACGAAATCGCGGGCCCGCTCGGCGTAGACGACTTCTGGTATCAGGTTCCCGGACAGCACCGTCCACGGATCGCGAAGCTGTTTCCGCACATCAACCCGGCCGGCCTCAACTGGGAGCTCACGTCGAACGTGCTCTCGCTCGTCGGCCCCACCCGGGGCCTCGCCGAGGCGGCGATGCCCCAGGGGTTCGACGTTCTGGTCCGGAACCCCGCGGTGCACGACGCGGTGATGCCCGGCTGGAACGGCGTGTTCAGCGCGCGGGCGCTCGCGCGCATGTACGGCGCCATCGCCAACGGGGGCAGGCTGGACGGCAACCGGTTCCTGCGCAAGGCCACCATCGCGCAGATGTCGCAGGTACAGACCCACGACCGCGACTACGTCCTCGGTATCCGGCCGCAGTGGTCCCTCGGCTATCACCGGCCGATTCTCGCGTCCCGGGAACAACCGCGGAACGCGATCGGGCACTACGGCGTCGGCGGGTCCGGTGCCTACGCGGACCTCGACAGCGGATTGTCCCTGGGCTTCGTCACCAACCGCCTCGGGAGTTCCCTCACGGCTCTCGGCGATCTTCGTCTGGCCCGGCTCGGTGTCGAGGCGCAGGCGATCGTCCGGAACGGCAAGTAA